The Chlorocebus sabaeus isolate Y175 chromosome 6, mChlSab1.0.hap1, whole genome shotgun sequence genome has a segment encoding these proteins:
- the LOC140711851 gene encoding pregnancy-specific beta-1-glycoprotein 5-like: protein MENKNVVTLTCEPKTQNYTYVWWVNGHSLPVSPRLKQPGKNRLLILPNVSRNDTGPYECEIRDRVGSMRSDPITLDVLYGPDFPRIFPSFTYYHSGGNLYLYCFADSNPPAEYTWTINGKFLQSGQILSIPQITTTHSGCYGCCVRNSVTGRERSTFKTIKVSGRGHIPGLNPIYQP from the exons ATGGAGAATAAGAATGTTGTAACCTTAACCTGTGAACCTAAGACTCAAAACTACACCTACGTGTGGTGGGTAAATGGTCACAGCCTCCCGGTCAGTCCCAGGCTAAAGCAACCCGGTAAAAACAGGCTCCTCATTCTACCCAATGTCTCAAGAAATGACACAGGACCCTATGAATGTGAAATACGGGACCGAGTTGGTAGCATGCGCAGTGACCCCATCACCCTGGATGTCCTCT ATGGTCCAGACTTCCCCAGGATTTTCCCTTCATTCACCTATTACCATTCAGGAGGAAACCTCTACTTGTACTGCTTTGCGGACTCTAACCCACCGGCAGAGTATACTTGGACAATTAATGGGAAGTTTCTGCAATCAGGACAAATACTCTCTATCCCCCAAATTACTACAACGCATAGCGGGTGCTATGGTTGCTGTGTTCGTAACTCAGTCACTGGCAGGGAACGTTCCACATTCAAGACGATCAAAGTCTCTG